The DNA region GTCCATAACCCAATCAGGACGAGCACCTGGGCGGTCAATCTTGTTGATTACAACGATTGGCTTAAGGCCGTGTGCAAATGCTTTTTGTGTTACGAAACGCGTTTGTGGCATCGGGCCATCAACAGCGTCAACGATAAGTAGTACTGAGTCTACCATCGACATGATACGTTCTACTTCACCACCGAAGTCCGCGTGTCCCGGAGTATCTACGATGTTGATGCGGTAATCATTCCAGTTAATTGCTGTGTTTTTAGCAAGAATGGTAATACCACGTTCTTTTTCGATGTCGTTTGAGTCCATGACTCGCTCTTCAGCTTCGCCGCGAGACTCTAGAGTACCTGATTGTTGCAGTAGTTTATCAACCAGTGTTGTTTTACCGTGGTCAACGTGCGCGATGATCGCGATATTTCTTAATTTATCAATCTGTGGAGTAGCCATGGATTTGATTCACTTAGATAGATGAAATGCCCCCACGCTGAGAACGGGTGCTCTCTGGTGACATTTGCTGATTAAAAAAACGGCCATAATGTACCAGATTTTAGCAAAAAGCATAGAAATATGTGATCTACTCCCGAGCTTTTCTGCGAAATTTACGCTTAATGCCCACTTTCCTTATTAAAGCGAATTGATTCAACGCAATTTTATTCCAATCGTTGCGTAATACAAATTGACTCTCGCTCAAAAACTGGACTAAATAAGCAACGTGTTTGTCACATTGTGGTGCAATAATTTAAATGCGCACCATTTTAGTGCAAAGTCAGATCATTTTGGTGCAATCATTTGCACCAAACTAGGATCTAAAAACATAATCCCTTGAAATTAATGGAATATTTTTTTTGGCACGGTTTTGGCTTTAGAGAAACCAGCATCGATTAATAAAATGTCAAACAGATTAATCAATGCTGGATTTAATCAAGATTTCATAAATCGAGCTTTACCGCTTTATTAACACTGGAGGTTATCCACGATGTCAGTAGAAAACGTTTTATCACTGATCCAAGAGAACGAAGTTAAGTTTGTTGACCTACGCTTCACTGATACAAAAGGTAAAGAGCAGCATATCTCTATCCCTGCTCACCAGATCGACACAGACTTCTTCGAAGAAGGTAAAATGTTCGATGGTTCATCAGTTGCTGGCTGGAAAGGCATTAACGAATCAGACATGGTTATGATGCCAGATGCATCTTCTGCAGTGCTTGACCCATTCACTGAAGATGCAACGCTAAACATCCGTTGTGACATCCTTGAGCCTGCAACAATGCAAGGCTACGATCGCGACCCTCGCTCTATCGCTAAACGCGCTGAAGACTTCATGCGCTCTACAGGCGTTGCTGACACAGTACTTATCGGTCCTGAGCCAGAGTTCTTCCTATTTGACGACGTTAAGTTCGCAACTGACATGTCTGGTTCTTTCTTCAAGATTGATGACGTAGAAGCAGCATGGAACACAGGTTCTGATTACGAAGAAGGTAACAAAGGTCACCGTCCAGGCGTTAAAGGTGGTTACTTCCCAGTAGCTCCTGTGGATTCATCTCAAGACATCCGTTCTGCAATGTGTCTAGTAATGGAAGAGATGGGCCTAGTTGTTGAAGCGCACCACCACGAAGTAGCAACTGCGGGTCAAAACGAAATCGCAACTCGCTTCAACACGCTAACAACAAAAGCAGACGAAATCCAAATCTACAAGTACGTTGTACACAACGTTGCACACGCATTTGGTAAGACAGCGACATTCATGCCTAAGCCACTAGTTGGTGACAACGGCTCTGGTATGCACGTTCACCAATCTCTAGCAAAAGATGGCGTTAACCTATTTGCTGGTGATAAGTACGGCGGCCTATCTGAAATGGCACTTTACTACATTGGCGGTATCATCAAACACGCTCGTGCAATCAACGCATTCGCTAACCCATCAACGAACTCGTACAAGCGTCTTGTACCAGGCTTCGAAGCACCAGTTATGCTAGCTTACTCAGCGCGTAACCGTTCTGCTTCTATCCGTATCCCAGTGGTACCAAGCCCTAAAGCACGTCGTATTGAAGTTCGCTTTGGTGACCCAGCAGCAAACCCATACCTATGTTTCGCAGCAATGCTAATGGCTGGCCTTGACGGCATTAAGAACAAGATCCACCCAGGCGAAGCAATGGATAAAGACTTGTACGACCTTCCAGCGGAAGAAGCAGCAGAAATCCCAACAGTAGCTTACTCACTAAAAGACGCACTAGAAGAACTAGATGCAGACCGTGAGTTCCTAACAGCTGGCGGCGTATTCTCTGACGACTTCATCGATTCTTACATCAGCCTGAAAGCGCAAGATGTTGAGAAAGTAAACATGACAACTCACCCACTTGAGTTCGAACTTTACTACTCTGTATAAGGTCTAAACTGTGTAAAATGTAAACACAGTTACAAAATATTAGGCTCGCCTCGCAGGCGGGCCTTTTTTGTATACGCTAACCTAAGTTGCCCGTTTAACATGGAGGGATAACAAAAATACGCCAGAGTCTTTTATCTTTATTGATCAGGGTTCTAGGTAACCGAAACGTGAAATCATCGATCAAAAGAAGGTGAGCAATGAAAGTTCAGCTTTTACCATCGCTATGCGCCTTAAGCGGCCTTTTAATGGCGTCCGCTGTCTCATCACAAGTTGCCTATACTTGGGTGGATAAAGACGGCGTGGTGCATTTTAGCGATACTCCAAACCAAGGCGCGAAAGCCATCTCTCTACCTAACCTTGAATCCAGTGCGCCAGCGCCAAGAGTGGAGAGTACCGAGTCTCTCGCCCCTCAAGCCAAAAACACATCAGAACCTCAAACCGATGAGAAACCAAAAGCAGACAAGCCTCTTCCGCTCTCCTTATCCATGCTGACACCACAGCATGACGAAACCATTCGCAGCAACCCTGGCTCCATCAATATCCAACTCGAAGCCAACCGCAAGCTAGGCATTGGTGAACAACTGCAACTCTTCCTTGATGGCAAGCCATATGGGGCACCACAAAGCCGGTTAACTTGGCAATTGAATAACATCGACCGTGGAACTCACACCCTTGCGGTACAAGCCAAAAGAAGCGGCAAGCTTATTGCATCTACTAGCCCTATAACGGTGCATTTACATAGAGCGAGTATCAAGCCGACCATTAAAGGGGCAAAGTAGAATATTAAGTGAAAAAAACCGCACTCTGATGGCGCTTTTCACTTTTTCTTCTGAGGTTTATTCGCCATACTTACGTTCTATTGCACCAATATAGTGCAGCGCACAATCACAACGCAAACAAGGACGTAATGTGGATACTAGTCTCTCCAGTGCCATTCTCAATAATATGGTGACAGCCACGCTAATTCTCGATGATGGATTAGCCGTACGCTACGCCAACCCAGCGGCTGAACTCTTGTTCTCGCAAAGTGCTAAGCGCATTGTTGAGCAGTCGTTGTCTCAGTTGATTCAGCATGCATCATTGGATCTTGCGCTGCTCACTCAGCCCCTGCAAAGCGGACAAAGCATCACAGACAGTGACGTGACCTTTGTCGTCGATGGTCGCCCTTTGATGCTAGAAGTGACTGTCAGCCCGATCACATGGCAGAAGCAGCTAATGCTGTTGGTAGAGATGCGTAAGATTGACCAACAACGCCGACTCACCCAAGAGCTTAACCAACATGCCCAACAGCAGGCAGCGAAGCTTTTGGTGCGTGGTTTGGCACATGAAATCAAGAATCCATTGGGTGGCTTACGCGGCGCGGCGCAACTACTAGAGAAGATGCTTCCCAATCCATCTCTAACCGAATACACCCACATCATTATTGAACAAGCCGACCGCTTGAGAGCATTAGTCGATCGCTTGCTAGGGCCTCAAAAACCGGGCAAAAAGACCCAAGAGAACCTACACCAAGTGCTTGAAAAAGTGCGTCAATTGGTCGAATTGGAGTCTCAGTATTCGGTTGTTATTGAACGCGATTACGATCCAAGTTTGCCAGAACTACTAATGGACGCTGACCAGATTGAGCAAGCCATGCTCAACATTGTTAGTAATGCAGCACAGATACTGTCTCACCAAGAACACGGAAAAATCACCATACGCACCAGAACGGTGCATCAGGCTAATATTCACGGCCAGCGTTGCAAACTCGCTGCTCGTATAGAAATCACGGATAACGGTCCGGGTATCCCACCAGAACTACAAGACACCCTTTTCTACCCCATGGTCAGTGGCCGTGAGGGGGGAACCGGACTCGGACTGTCTATCTCACAGAACCTGATCGACCAGCATAACGGCAAAATAGATGTCGAAAGCTGGCCAGGTCACACTACTTTTACGATTTATTTGCCAATCTGACCATGCTAAATGGCTTTGGTATTCGTCAGTTTTTAGGCTTTCGCTGCAAGGATTTATTACATGAGTAAAGGATATGTTTGGGTCGTCGATGACGACAGTTCAATTCGCTGGGTAATGGAGAAGACACTCTCTTCCGCCAACATTAAATGCGAAACCTACGCGGACGGGGAAAGCGTCCTAATGGCGCTAGAGCGTGAAGTGCCAGACGTGTTAGTTTCTGATATCCGTATGCCGGGTATCGATGGCTTAGAACTATTAAAACAAGTTCAGCATGACTACCCCGATCTACCCGTCATCATCATGACTGCCCATTCAGATCTAGACGCAGCAGTGAATGCCTACCAAAAAGGCGCATTTGAATATCTGCCAAAGCCGTTTGACATTGACGAAACCCTAACTCTGGTTGAGCGTGCGATTGCCCACAGCCAAGAGAATAAACGCGAGCAATTACTCCCAGAAGAGATCCCAACCAACACTCCGGAAATCATCGGAGAAGCGCCAGCAATGCAGGAAGTATTTCGTGCCATTGGCCGTTTATCTCGCTCTTCCATCTCCGTTCTGATCAACGGTGAATCTGGTACAGGTAAAGAGTTAGTGGCTCATGCTCTGCACCGCCATAGCCCGCGCGCCAACAAACCTTTTATTGCCCTCAATATGGCTGCGATTCCGAAAGACCTCATTGAATCAGAACTGTTCGGTCATGAAAAAGGCGCATTTACCGGCGCTAACAGTGTACGCCAAGGACGTTTTGAACAGGCCAACGGTGGCACACTGTTTTTGGACGAAATCGGTGATATGCCGCTGGATATCCAAACTCGTTTATTACGCGTATTAGCTGACGGCCAATTCTATCGTGTTGGTGGCCATTCACCCATTAGAGTCGACGTTCGTATTGTCGCCGCGACCCACCAAAACCTTGAAAAGTTGGTTCACGAAGGCGATTTCCGTGAGGATTTATTCCACCGCTTAAACGTCATTCGAGTTCAAATCCCAGCACTCAGAGAACGTAAACAAGACATCGAAAAGCTCACCCAACATTTCTTAGTTCGTGCTGCTGATGAACTTGGTGTTGAAACCAAAACGCTACACCCGTCGTCAGTGG from Vibrio hyugaensis includes:
- the glnA gene encoding glutamate--ammonia ligase, encoding MSVENVLSLIQENEVKFVDLRFTDTKGKEQHISIPAHQIDTDFFEEGKMFDGSSVAGWKGINESDMVMMPDASSAVLDPFTEDATLNIRCDILEPATMQGYDRDPRSIAKRAEDFMRSTGVADTVLIGPEPEFFLFDDVKFATDMSGSFFKIDDVEAAWNTGSDYEEGNKGHRPGVKGGYFPVAPVDSSQDIRSAMCLVMEEMGLVVEAHHHEVATAGQNEIATRFNTLTTKADEIQIYKYVVHNVAHAFGKTATFMPKPLVGDNGSGMHVHQSLAKDGVNLFAGDKYGGLSEMALYYIGGIIKHARAINAFANPSTNSYKRLVPGFEAPVMLAYSARNRSASIRIPVVPSPKARRIEVRFGDPAANPYLCFAAMLMAGLDGIKNKIHPGEAMDKDLYDLPAEEAAEIPTVAYSLKDALEELDADREFLTAGGVFSDDFIDSYISLKAQDVEKVNMTTHPLEFELYYSV
- a CDS encoding DUF4124 domain-containing protein, translating into MKVQLLPSLCALSGLLMASAVSSQVAYTWVDKDGVVHFSDTPNQGAKAISLPNLESSAPAPRVESTESLAPQAKNTSEPQTDEKPKADKPLPLSLSMLTPQHDETIRSNPGSINIQLEANRKLGIGEQLQLFLDGKPYGAPQSRLTWQLNNIDRGTHTLAVQAKRSGKLIASTSPITVHLHRASIKPTIKGAK
- the glnL gene encoding nitrogen regulation protein NR(II), which codes for MVTATLILDDGLAVRYANPAAELLFSQSAKRIVEQSLSQLIQHASLDLALLTQPLQSGQSITDSDVTFVVDGRPLMLEVTVSPITWQKQLMLLVEMRKIDQQRRLTQELNQHAQQQAAKLLVRGLAHEIKNPLGGLRGAAQLLEKMLPNPSLTEYTHIIIEQADRLRALVDRLLGPQKPGKKTQENLHQVLEKVRQLVELESQYSVVIERDYDPSLPELLMDADQIEQAMLNIVSNAAQILSHQEHGKITIRTRTVHQANIHGQRCKLAARIEITDNGPGIPPELQDTLFYPMVSGREGGTGLGLSISQNLIDQHNGKIDVESWPGHTTFTIYLPI
- the glnG gene encoding nitrogen regulation protein NR(I), with product MSKGYVWVVDDDSSIRWVMEKTLSSANIKCETYADGESVLMALEREVPDVLVSDIRMPGIDGLELLKQVQHDYPDLPVIIMTAHSDLDAAVNAYQKGAFEYLPKPFDIDETLTLVERAIAHSQENKREQLLPEEIPTNTPEIIGEAPAMQEVFRAIGRLSRSSISVLINGESGTGKELVAHALHRHSPRANKPFIALNMAAIPKDLIESELFGHEKGAFTGANSVRQGRFEQANGGTLFLDEIGDMPLDIQTRLLRVLADGQFYRVGGHSPIRVDVRIVAATHQNLEKLVHEGDFREDLFHRLNVIRVQIPALRERKQDIEKLTQHFLVRAADELGVETKTLHPSSVEILNRLDWPGNVRQLENICRWLTVMASGSEVLPSDLPAELLEEKKNVTETTSGSWQEQLADWARHALDAGDKELLSFALPEFERILLEAALEHTKGHKQDAAKVLGWGRNTLTRKLKELY